From Candidatus Tumulicola sp.:
GCGGCGGCGCAGGCTTCTCGCTCGCTGCGGCCGCCGGCCGCGGCGCCGGCTTGGGCGCGGGGGCAGGCGGCCGCGGCGTTGCGACCAGGGGCTTTTGCTTGTCGATTTCGTCGAGAATGAAGCGTGCCTTGGCATTGCCGTCGTCGATGGCAAGCACCGCGTTCGCGAGCTGGCGCGCGCCGTCAAAATCGCGCTGTTCCCGCGAAGCCTCGGCGGCGCTGATGAAATACGCGAGCGCCTCGGTCCTCAGGCCTTTGGTCTGATACAACTGCCCCATGTGGACCATCGCTTGGATGTGGTCTTTGTCGCGATCCAGCACTTTCTTGAACGCGAGAATCGCCTGGTCCATCTGCGAGTTCTTCTGATAGATGCAGCCGGCTTCGAACAGCGCCGGCGTGTGCTTGAGGTTCGAACGGCGCAGGATGTCGATGAACTTCGCGAGGCCATCCTGCGTGTGGCCTTCCGTGACGTCGGCCTGACCCATCTGGAAGATGACGTCGAGGTCGTTGGGGTCAAGCGCGTGGGCTGCCGCAAGCGCTTGGCGCGCTTTGAGGACGTCGGTATGATCGAACAGAAACGCCTTGCCGGCTTGCAGGTAGCACGCGATCGCCTCGGCGTTCGCGCCGGCGGCAGCGAGCAGTTTCGCCGCTTCGACCTTCGCGCTCGGAGCGCAGGCGAGCGGAACCACGCTCTTGAGCAGCGCAAGGCCGCCGGCCGCGTCGTTGCGGGCCATCATCTCGCGCGCACGCGTCAGCAGCGCGCGTGCCTGCTCGTCTTGCGCGGTGCCGCTTTGTGCGTTCTGTTCCTGCTGCGACACGAAGGAGCGCCTCTACTTTTGGTCTAGCTCGTTGTGCTCGCCGGCTTTTTCCTGCCGAAAATGCGCGCCGCTCCCGCTTGCGACGCCTCGAAATGCTCCCGCACCTCTTCCACGGAGTCCCCACCATACTTATCGGAAAACGCTTCGGCGAGCGCGAGGCACAGCATCGCTTCGCCGATGACGGAGGCCGCCGGCACCGCACACACGTCGCTGCGCACGACCGCTGCGGGCGCCTCGGCGCCGCTCTCGAGATCCACCGATGCCAGCGGGCGCATGAGGGTGGCGATAGGCTTGACCTTCACGCGCACGACGATGGCCTCGCCGTTCGACATGCCTCCCTCGATCCCGCCGGCGCGATTGCTCCCACGCCCGATCTCCTCCCCGCGGCGCTCGAACGTGTCGTGCGAGCGGCTGCCGATGAAGTCCGCGGACGAGATGCCGCTGCCGAACTCCACTGCCTTCACGGTCTGGATGCTCGTCAGCGAGGCCGCCAAGCGCGCATCCAAACGCTCGAGCGGCTGACGGTTGCTGCCGATGCCCACGGGCATGCCGGTGGCGCGCAGCTCGAAGACACCGCCGAGGGTGTCCCCTTCGGTCTTCGCCCGATCGATCCGCGCCACCATGCGCGCCGAGGCTTCGGCGTCCGGACAGCGCACGGGCGATTGGGCGGTCGCGACGAGGTCGGCCATTTCGATCTCAAGCTGTGACGCGACGTCTCCGATCTGGCGCACGAAGCCCACGACCTCGGTGCCGAAAAGCGCCAGGTACTGTCGGGCGACGGCGCCGAGGGCGACCCGCATGGCCGTCTCCCGCGCGCTCGCGCGCTCCAAGACATTGCGCAGATCGCGGTGCCGGTACTTCAGCGCGCCCGCGTAGTCCGCGTGTCCCGGCCGGGGCCGCGTGATCGGAGGGCCGCTGCCGGTCAAAGGATCCATCAAGCCGCGCACGTTCTCGAAATCCCGATTGCGTACGAGCAGCGCCAGCGGCGATCCGAGCGTCAGCCCGCCGCGTAAGCCGGCGACGAACTCGACCGTATCGGACTCGATCTTCATCCGCCCACC
This genomic window contains:
- the aroC gene encoding chorismate synthase, coding for MIRYLTAGESHGPALVGILDGLPAGMEVDVEAIQREMTARQGGHGRGGRMKIESDTVEFVAGLRGGLTLGSPLALLVRNRDFENVRGLMDPLTGSGPPITRPRPGHADYAGALKYRHRDLRNVLERASARETAMRVALGAVARQYLALFGTEVVGFVRQIGDVASQLEIEMADLVATAQSPVRCPDAEASARMVARIDRAKTEGDTLGGVFELRATGMPVGIGSNRQPLERLDARLAASLTSIQTVKAVEFGSGISSADFIGSRSHDTFERRGEEIGRGSNRAGGIEGGMSNGEAIVVRVKVKPIATLMRPLASVDLESGAEAPAAVVRSDVCAVPAASVIGEAMLCLALAEAFSDKYGGDSVEEVREHFEASQAGAARIFGRKKPASTTS